The genomic region TTTCAAGCTGTTGGGGAGGTGGTAGAAGTATGTGAGAGCCTCATGGACGCTGTAACTGGTTTGTCTGGGAGTGGGCCTGCCTATGTGGCATTAATGATAGAAGCATTGGCTGATGGAGGAGTGGCATCCGGCTTACCCAGAGCAGTGGCTAAACAATTAGCACTGCATACGGTGTTAGGGACAGCAAAACTAATTGCAGAAACTAATATACATCCAGCAGAATTGAAAGACCAGGTAACTAGTCCGGGGGGAACAACCATTGCTGGGGTGAGGGAATTGGAGAGGGCTGGTTTTCGTTCTGCTTTAATGGAGGCTGTTAAAGCTGCGGCTGAACGCTCGCGAGAAATGGGTGTTTATTAGGATTGGCGAAAAAAGATGAAGCAGCTAGGTTTATTATTGTCATTGGCAATTATCCTCTGGTGTATAACATTGCCAGCAGTAGCAGTAGATTGGACTCATCCCCTATCATTTAGCAACGCTGAGTTAGGAAAACATGATTTTTCTGGACAAAATTTACAAGCTGCTGAATTTTCTAATGCTAATTTAGAAATGGCTAATTTTGCTAATGCTGACTTGCGGGGGGCAGTTTTCAGTGCTTCTGTCATGACCCGAGCAAATTTACATGGGGCGGACCTAACCAATGCTATGTTGGATCAGGTAAAATTAACGGGTGCTGATTTAAGTGATGCCATTTTTTTGGAGGCAATTTTGCTGCGTTCTAGCTTTACCGACACAAATATTGACGGAGCGGATTTCAGTGAAGCTATTTTAGATCGGGGACAAGTAAAGGAATTGTGCAAGAGCGCCAGGGGAGTAAACTCTCAAACCCATGTTCAGACTCGGGATTCTTTGGGGTGTAGATGAAGCGCATAGGTATAATTGGTGGTGGACAACTGGCTTTGATGATGGGGGAAGCAGCTAAAAGCCTGGGTTTGGAATTGATAGTACAGACTCCTGCTAGAACTGACCCTGCGGTGGCTATTGCTCAGGATGTGGTTTTAGCATCGGTTGAGGATGCGGTGGCAACGGGTGTGTTAGCTACTAAATCGGATCTGATTACCTTTGAAAATGAGTTTGTTAATTTAGATGCCTTGTATGGTTTAGAGAAGCAGGGTGTGTGTTTTCGTCCCCATTTAGGAGCTTTGGCTCCTTTATTGGATAAGTATCATCAAAGATGCTATTTGAGAGATTTAAATTTACCTGTGCCACGATTTTTCCCTTGGGTAAATTGGCCAGATTTGGCATTTCCCCTAGTGGTTAAAGCTAGGAGACATGGTTATGATGGTCAGGGTACTTTTATTATAGACAATCATGCTAGTTTTTCTAATTTAGTCAATCAAGTTGATAAAAAACCTGTTGAATTCCTCATTGAAGAATTTGTTCCTTTTACTAAAGAGTTGGCAATTGTTGCTGCTCGTTCAGTGAAGGGAGAAATTGTGACCTATCCAGTAGTGGAAACCCAACAGGAAAAACAAGTTTGTCGCAGGGTGATTGTCCCAGCGGATATTACCCCTAACCAGGAAGACCAGATTGTGGCGATCGCCCGTAAGATATTAACCAGTCTAGGAGTAGTGGGGGTATTTGGGATTGAGTTATTTATTACTGCTGGGGGGAAGATTTTAATCAACGAAATTGCACCGAGGACTCATAACTCTGGGCATTTTTCCTTAGATGCTTGTAAAACATCCCAATTTGAGCAACAGCTCAGAGCTGTTGCGGGAATGGACTTAGGGGACACAAGTTTAACCTTTCCAGCTGCGGTCATGGTCAACCTATTAGGGTATGAAGAATCACATAATGAATATTTCCAGATTAGGGAAAAATTAGCAACTATTCCCCACTCTCATCTACACTGGTATGGCAAAAGGGAATCTCGTCCGGGACGTAAATTAGGACATATCACAATATTAGTAGAAGAGCTAAATCGAGAGTCCATAGAGCAAATTATTTGCGAAGTGGAGTCTATATGGTATGCTAGAAATGCTGCGGATGGATAGGAGAAAATTTTTTTCTCCTCCCCCTATACAAATAATAGTTAATAGTTATAAGATAGGAGTTGAACTACGACGTTGGTGACTGCCCTCAAGTTTTTTGATCTATGTCTTTAACGAAAAGGGAACCAATTAGTTCTTGTGGCAGTAGACCGAGCTTGTACTCGGAAACTTTAAACAAGCAACAGCCATTCCCACCTGGTTTAACCAGGTCATAAACTTAGGTAAAACGGCGTTGTGGTCAACTAATCATAGGTTTTTAGTTTTTAAAAACTAAAAAACAACTTTCTTTTGTGCTATTCTCAATTTGGCTGAGCGCGAGCGGGGATTGTGTTGAATTTCGGACTCTGTAGCCGTAATTGGCTTTTTAGTCATCACAGTTAATAAGTCAGAGTTCCGTAACCCGTGTTTGACAATTCTATCCTCCAAGCTATGAAAACTAATAAAAGCAATTTTTCCTCCAGGAACTAGGGAAGGGGGTGCTTTGTGAAGCAAAGCTTCCAGGACTTGTAACTCATCATTCACTGCTAGACGTAGAGCTTGAAACACACGGGTTGCCGGGTGTATTCTACCATAGCGATATTTAGGTGGAACACAGGAGCTGATGGATTCTGCTAATTGTGTAGTGGTGGAAAAAGGGCGGTTTTCGATGATGCGCCTGGCTATTTTCCGGGAAAGTCTTTCTTCACCATATTTAAAGAAAATATGGGTCAGTTCTTGTTCATCCCACCCATTAACTATATCAGCAGCGGTGAGAGATTGTTGCTGATTCATGCGCATATCCAGATCAGCAGTATTTCTAAAACTAAACCCCCTTACTGGATTATCCAAATGATAGGAACTAACTCCCAAATCTGCCAAAATGCCATCATAAGTATTGGGAAGGAAGGGAAAATTAGCAAAATTAGTGTGTAGAAAATCAACACGATCTCCAAACTCAGACAAGTGGATTTTTGCTGCTTTCAGAGCATCCAAATCTTGGTCAACCGCCATCACCTTAGTGTTGTCAGCAGCTTGTAATATTAACCGAGAGTGTCCACCACCACCCACAGTTAAATCCAAATAATTACCACCCCCTTGGATATTTAAACCCCTAATTAATTCCTCACCCAGAACGGGAATATGAGAAAAAGCAAATTGATTTAATGGTGTGTGAGTTGAGAAATCACAGTTATTGATAACCATCAACTCATTTCTCCTGTATTAAAACATAAGGTTCTATAATTAACGCATTAAATCTTTTAGTGGGATCGCCATTCCAATCTCCTAACTGTATGGGAGAAGGCTTGCTAATTAATTTTTCATCAATCCACACCCCAACAGAATGGGTATTATCACTAGCGATCGCCTCTCCCACATCTAATAGGTCCAATCCCGATGCTACAACAATAATAGCATCTCTTTGGGCATGGGGGACTAACCACTCCCATTCTGCTTCATCTAGGTTCTCTGTTAGTTTTTCTCTTAAATCTGACATAATTCGCCTATTTACTACCTACCCAAATCATGTAACGTGTTGATAGCGTCCGCACATTGATGAGTAACTGCTTCCAATTCCTCCTTACTTGTGGAACTAGGAGTTGCAATCAATTTACCAATTCTAATAGTTAAGGGAACCTTACGGGGAATAGGTGTGCCCGGTTGGACAATTTTTTCACTTCCCCACAAACTCACCGGTAATAGGGGGACCTGGGCTTTAGCAGCTAGTAGGGCGGCGCCTCGTTTAGGGTCATGAATACGCCCATCACGGGTTCTAGTTCCTTCCAAAAATACTCCCACTGCCCAACCATTTTTCAAATATTCTAAGGCGTATCTAATTGCTCCTCTATCTGCCGTGCCACGACTTACCGGATAGGCACCATATAATTTAATAGCCTGGGCTAAAACAGGAATTTTGAATAATTCCTCTTTGGCCATGTATGCTACAGGACGACATACACAATTAGAAACTATGGGAGGGTCAAAGTAACTGGCGTGGTTACTGACGATCACCAACCCACCGGTTTGGGGAACATTTTCCACCCCATAGATTTTGCCCCCAAAGTAAGCGTGTAACATGGGGCTAACCACCGACCATTTGAAAGCGTGGTAAAGTGCTAAACTAATTAAGGGTTCCCGTTCTCTGGTCACGAAAATAATTTAAAAGCGACTATATTTAGAATAGTTCATGGCGATCGCTTTTTGCCATCCTGCACTAATTACCTCTTTTTTATTTCCCATGTCCACAGAATTTTTTATTGGCAGTAGAGTTCGTTTAGTCACCCTACCCCCCTACATCAAAACTGCTGATCCCATGCCCATGTTACGTCCTCCGGATGTAGTTAGCATGCAGGAAGAAGGTACAGTTATTGACCTGCGACCGGGGGGATATTGGGTAGTGCGTTTTAGCCAGGGTACCTTTCTAGTAGAAGGTCAATATATGGAAAGAGCAGATTATTGATTGTTAAGAATTAAGATGTTTTGAAAGTTCAATCGAATTTAGAGTGCGAATTCAATGTAGCATTGTTTCCTGTTAACCGCGATCTGTTTTTCTCCCCCAAACTATGCCCTTTCCAAGATCCAGTGGAATTTTACTTCATCCCAGTTGTTTTCCCAGTCGCTTCGGGATTGGTGACCTGGGGTTGGAAGCCTATCGTTTTATTGATTTTCTGAAAGAGAGCTATCAGCAGTATTGGCAAGTTTTACCCCTAGGTCCCACGGGCTATGGTAGTTCTCCTTACATGTGCTATTCTGCCATGGCGGGGAATCACTTACTAATTAGTCCAGACAAGCTAGTAAATGAGGGTTTGTTATGTGAGGCTGACTTTGCTGATTTACCCCAATTTACTGCTGATAAAGTAGATTTTGCACAAGTGATCCCCCAAAAAATCAATTTGCTCCAGCGGGCATGCGATAATTTTCAAAGAAGTGCTAATAGTCACCAAAGGGCGGCATTTGATCAATTTTGCCAGAGTAAAGGTTATTGGTTAAACAATTATGCCTTGTTCATGTCCATCAAAGATGCCCAAGACGGAGAAGGTTGGTATAATTGGCCATTAGAATTAGCTAAGCGGGAACCAGAAGCCATAAGCAGGATTGAGCAAGATTTAGCAGAACAAATATTCTATTACAAATTTATTCAATATGAGTTTTTTCGTCAGTGGTCAGAACTCAAAGAGTACGCCAACGAACGGGGAATAGGTATTATTGGGGATATACCCATTTATGTAGCTCATGATAGTGCTGACGTGTGGGCAAATCCCGAGTTTTTTGCCTTAGATACAAAGACGGGAGCGGTGGATCTAATGGCCGGGGTGCCACCAGACTATTTTAGCGCCACTGGTCAATTGTGGGGAAATCCGGTGTACAACTGGGAGGAATTAGAAAAGCAGGATTTTGCATGGTGGGTACAACGTTTTGAAGCCATACTAGATTATGTGGATATAATCCGCATTGACCACTTTCGGGGTTTTGAAGCCTATTGGGCTGTTCCCCAAGGAGAAGAAACTGCTATTAACGGGGAGTGGATAAAAGCACCTGGAAAAGAGTTTTTTGCCCTAGTTAAACAAAGACTTGGCAAATTGCCAATTCTAGCTGAAGATCTGGGAATTATCACCTCAGAGGTAGAGGCGCTAAGAGATGAATTTGAGTTTCCTGGAATGAAGGTATTACAATTTGCCTTCGGTTCCGATCCTGGCAATCCATTTCTACCCTTTAACTATCCCAGAAATGCTGTGGTCTATACTGGTACCCATGATAATGACACGACTGTTGGCTGGTTTCACACTGCCAACGACTACGAAAAGCAAAACCTGTTATTATACTTAGGTGGTGTTAGTAGTGATGGAATTAACTGGGACTTGATCCGACTAGCTTTGATATCCGTTGCTAATCAGGCAATCATTCCCCTACAGGATATTTTGGGGTTGGGAACGGAGTCCAGAATGAACTACCCGGGTACAACAGAAGGTAACTGGGAATGGCGTTATGAAGAAGGTGTGCTAAGTCAAGAACTGAGCAATCGTCTCAAGACCATCACTCAACTTTGTGGTCGATCTCCCAAAACTTCCTGATTTGGCTCCTGGGGGTGGGAGTTGATTAGGGTGGTAGGTGTGCACCCCCCAATAACCATCAAAATTGAAGGTTTTTAGATGCAATTCTAATTTCACCAGATCTCCCTGGTTTTCCCATTTGTTTAGGTTCTTCCTGATTGACCTTCATTACCACACCTCCAGCATTATTTGTTTTGACTATGAGTTCCTCAGTAGCTTCCCAATCCCTTTGGGATCCCTGGGTCAAAACTCCTTCAAATTTTGTTTTGCCATCAGCCACAACGTGTATCCAAGCTTGTGAATTCACCATAATATGAACCTGGAGAGGATCATTACTGGTATCATTTCCATTACTATCTAAATTGACCAGTTGACGCACTTTTACTATTTTAATGGGGGTTTTTCTACCAGATATATCGGTACTAGCTTGCAGGTGAGGTTTATTGTCGTTGTCTTTAGCTTCTATATTTTGGGTTAGGGATTGAGATAGACCATTTACTGAACAAACTATGACAAATATGTAAAGCAAATAAAGATGGAAAGCACGTAATTCTAAGAAACCCCGAGTTCTATACCCATATCTAGGTTTAA from Cylindrospermopsis curvispora GIHE-G1 harbors:
- a CDS encoding 5-(carboxyamino)imidazole ribonucleotide synthase codes for the protein MKRIGIIGGGQLALMMGEAAKSLGLELIVQTPARTDPAVAIAQDVVLASVEDAVATGVLATKSDLITFENEFVNLDALYGLEKQGVCFRPHLGALAPLLDKYHQRCYLRDLNLPVPRFFPWVNWPDLAFPLVVKARRHGYDGQGTFIIDNHASFSNLVNQVDKKPVEFLIEEFVPFTKELAIVAARSVKGEIVTYPVVETQQEKQVCRRVIVPADITPNQEDQIVAIARKILTSLGVVGVFGIELFITAGGKILINEIAPRTHNSGHFSLDACKTSQFEQQLRAVAGMDLGDTSLTFPAAVMVNLLGYEESHNEYFQIREKLATIPHSHLHWYGKRESRPGRKLGHITILVEELNRESIEQIICEVESIWYARNAADG
- a CDS encoding lysophospholipid acyltransferase family protein — encoded protein: MTREREPLISLALYHAFKWSVVSPMLHAYFGGKIYGVENVPQTGGLVIVSNHASYFDPPIVSNCVCRPVAYMAKEELFKIPVLAQAIKLYGAYPVSRGTADRGAIRYALEYLKNGWAVGVFLEGTRTRDGRIHDPKRGAALLAAKAQVPLLPVSLWGSEKIVQPGTPIPRKVPLTIRIGKLIATPSSTSKEELEAVTHQCADAINTLHDLGR
- the malQ gene encoding 4-alpha-glucanotransferase, whose product is MPFPRSSGILLHPSCFPSRFGIGDLGLEAYRFIDFLKESYQQYWQVLPLGPTGYGSSPYMCYSAMAGNHLLISPDKLVNEGLLCEADFADLPQFTADKVDFAQVIPQKINLLQRACDNFQRSANSHQRAAFDQFCQSKGYWLNNYALFMSIKDAQDGEGWYNWPLELAKREPEAISRIEQDLAEQIFYYKFIQYEFFRQWSELKEYANERGIGIIGDIPIYVAHDSADVWANPEFFALDTKTGAVDLMAGVPPDYFSATGQLWGNPVYNWEELEKQDFAWWVQRFEAILDYVDIIRIDHFRGFEAYWAVPQGEETAINGEWIKAPGKEFFALVKQRLGKLPILAEDLGIITSEVEALRDEFEFPGMKVLQFAFGSDPGNPFLPFNYPRNAVVYTGTHDNDTTVGWFHTANDYEKQNLLLYLGGVSSDGINWDLIRLALISVANQAIIPLQDILGLGTESRMNYPGTTEGNWEWRYEEGVLSQELSNRLKTITQLCGRSPKTS
- a CDS encoding helix-turn-helix domain-containing protein, translating into MLKITKWLRLPKRAHKPKNLSIEEQQLQKLSELGSQLAALRQEKGLSISEVVSITRIPGRLLTAIEVGDLSSLPEPVYIQGLIRQFANALGLNGVELASNFPTGSPKLVFKPRYGYRTRGFLELRAFHLYLLYIFVIVCSVNGLSQSLTQNIEAKDNDNKPHLQASTDISGRKTPIKIVKVRQLVNLDSNGNDTSNDPLQVHIMVNSQAWIHVVADGKTKFEGVLTQGSQRDWEATEELIVKTNNAGGVVMKVNQEEPKQMGKPGRSGEIRIASKNLQF
- a CDS encoding DUF2288 domain-containing protein, encoding MSDLREKLTENLDEAEWEWLVPHAQRDAIIVVASGLDLLDVGEAIASDNTHSVGVWIDEKLISKPSPIQLGDWNGDPTKRFNALIIEPYVLIQEK
- a CDS encoding pentapeptide repeat-containing protein, translating into MKQLGLLLSLAIILWCITLPAVAVDWTHPLSFSNAELGKHDFSGQNLQAAEFSNANLEMANFANADLRGAVFSASVMTRANLHGADLTNAMLDQVKLTGADLSDAIFLEAILLRSSFTDTNIDGADFSEAILDRGQVKELCKSARGVNSQTHVQTRDSLGCR
- the sipA gene encoding regulatory protein SipA — encoded protein: MSTEFFIGSRVRLVTLPPYIKTADPMPMLRPPDVVSMQEEGTVIDLRPGGYWVVRFSQGTFLVEGQYMERADY
- the rsmH gene encoding 16S rRNA (cytosine(1402)-N(4))-methyltransferase RsmH; this translates as MVINNCDFSTHTPLNQFAFSHIPVLGEELIRGLNIQGGGNYLDLTVGGGGHSRLILQAADNTKVMAVDQDLDALKAAKIHLSEFGDRVDFLHTNFANFPFLPNTYDGILADLGVSSYHLDNPVRGFSFRNTADLDMRMNQQQSLTAADIVNGWDEQELTHIFFKYGEERLSRKIARRIIENRPFSTTTQLAESISSCVPPKYRYGRIHPATRVFQALRLAVNDELQVLEALLHKAPPSLVPGGKIAFISFHSLEDRIVKHGLRNSDLLTVMTKKPITATESEIQHNPRSRSAKLRIAQKKVVF